A region from the Corylus avellana chromosome ca7, CavTom2PMs-1.0 genome encodes:
- the LOC132187315 gene encoding oil body-associated protein 1A-like, whose protein sequence is MSTYPEVHGEPTKTGTAFLETATATIQNFAPINKIHQHLCAFHFYAYDMTRQVEAHHYCGHQNEDMRQCLIYDSPDADARLIGLEYIVSENLFLGLPDEEKPLWHSHEYEVKSGVLFMPGVPGPIERQDLEKVAKTYGKVFHFWQVDRGNNLPLGLPQVMMALTRDGQLHEDLLRGVEKRFGISINNERENRAHITGPTHGIHPLANGGGKGLKTELREVDCRPTDSVPRVFV, encoded by the exons ATGTCCACTTACCCAGAGGTTCACGGCGAGCCGACTAAGACCGGCACGGCTTTCCTCGAAACGGCTACCGCCACCATCCAAAACTTTGCTCCCATCAACAAGATCCATCAGCACCTCTGCGC GTTTCATTTTTACGCGTACGACATGACCCGGCAAGTGGAGGCGCACCACTACTGCGGGCACCAGAACGAGGACATGCGGCAGTGCCTCATATACGACAGCCCCGACGCCGATGCCCGGCTCATCGGGCTAGAGTACATCGTATCAGAGAACCTGTTCCTGGGACTGCCGGACGAGGAGAAGCCGCTGTGGCATTCCCACGAGTACGAAGTAAAGAGTGGCGTGCTCTTCATGCCCGGAGTTCCCGGTCCCATAGAGCGGCAGGACTTGGAAAAGGTCGCCAAGACGTACGGCAAGGTCTTCCACTTCTGGCAGGTTGACAGGGGCAACAACCTTCCTCTTGGGCTCCCCCAGGTCATGATGGCCTTAACCAGAGACGGCCAGCTTCACGAAGACCTCCTTAGAG GTGTAGAGAAGCGTTTCGGGATATCGATTAACAATGAGAGGGAGAATCGAGCCCACATAACGGGGCCAACGCATGGAATACACCCACTGGCGAATGGCGGAGGAAAGGGGCTGAAAACGGAGCTGAGGGAGGTGGACTGCAGGCCCACAGATTCCGTGCCCAGGGTCTTTGTTTGA
- the LOC132187316 gene encoding protein EARLY RESPONSIVE TO DEHYDRATION 15-like isoform X2, whose amino-acid sequence MDVISQRSSSSTLNPNAPSFVPLAYRTVEDFSEQWWNLVQSSPWFRAYWLQERFQDPQNDPNLSDIDEVDLPDIDALFDDYNVDDDKREQEEDRDYCRDLVSMGSLKWRKARVLAEVPRYIEKAPKIVNVKASPRNIQQPR is encoded by the exons ATGGACGTAATCTCTCAGAgatcttcatcttcaactttgAATCCCAACGCTCCGTCGTTCGTGCCTTTGGCTTATCGGACCGTGGAGGACTTCTCCGAGCAGTGGTGGAACCTGGTCCAGTCCTCCCCTTGGTTCCGCGCTTACTGGCTCCAAGAGCGCTTCCAGGATCCCCAAAATGACCCTAACCTTTCCGATATTGACGAAGTTGACCTCCCCGACATCGACGCTCTCTTCGACGACTACAACGTAGACGACGATAAGC GTGAACAGGAAGAAGACAGAGACTATTGCAGGGATTTGGTTTCAATGGGGTCGTTGAAATGGCGGAAAGCGCGAGTTTTAGCTGAAGTTCCGAGGTATATAGAGAAGGCCCCAAAGATTGTCAATGTGAAAGCGAGTCCGCGAAACATTCAGCAACCGAGGTAG
- the LOC132187316 gene encoding protein EARLY RESPONSIVE TO DEHYDRATION 15-like isoform X1, giving the protein MDVISQRSSSSTLNPNAPSFVPLAYRTVEDFSEQWWNLVQSSPWFRAYWLQERFQDPQNNPNLSDIEDLDLPDIDALFDDYNVDEDKREQEEDRDYCRDLVSMGSLKWRKARVLAEVPRYIEKAPKIVNVKASPRNIQQPR; this is encoded by the exons ATGGACGTAATCTCTCAGAgatcttcatcttcaactttgAATCCCAACGCTCCGTCGTTCGTACCTTTGGCTTATCGGACGGTGGAGGACTTCTCCGAGCAGTGGTGGAACCTGGTCCAGTCCTCCCCTTGGTTCCGCGCTTACTGGCTCCAAGAGCGCTTCCAGGATCCTCAAAATAACCCTAACCTTTCCGATATTGAAGACCTTGACCTCCCCGACATCGACGCCCTCTTCGACGACTACAACGTAGACGAAGATAAGC GTGAACAGGAAGAAGACAGAGACTATTGCAGGGATTTGGTTTCAATGGGGTCGTTGAAATGGCGGAAAGCGCGAGTTTTAGCTGAAGTTCCGAGGTATATAGAGAAGGCCCCAAAGATTGTCAATGTGAAAGCGAGTCCGCGAAACATTCAGCAACCGAGGTAG